From a region of the Hyalangium minutum genome:
- a CDS encoding monovalent cation/H+ antiporter subunit A, with product MPLLALLVIPWVAGVIAALLPTSARNRAAGLAGLTALAGLVGVALHFPSVQDGGVWAERFAWVPSLGLSLVLRLDGFSWTFCVLVLGIGALVMLYARYYLSPSDPVPRFFAFLLAFMGAMLGVALSGNLLQLAFFWELTSLFSFLLIGYWNQRKDAQRGARMALTVTGMGGLSLLAGLLVLGKIAGSYELDTVLGSAQAVQSHPLYPVALCLILIGAFTKSAQFPFHFWLPNAMAAPTPVSAYLHSATMVKLGVFLLARLWPVLSGTELWFWLTGSAGLVTLLLGAWAALFQRDLKGLLAYSTISHLGLVVLLLGLNSPLAAVAAVFHIMNHAAFKASLFMAVGIIDHETGTRDIRRLSGLFRLMPITGTLALVATAAMAGVPLLNGFLSKEMFFAETVFIDAIPAVQVGLPIAATLAGMGSVAYSLRFAVQVFFGPASERNTPRVPEEPPKWMRVPVEILVLLCLVVGVAPAVSIGPILEAASRPVVGGQIPPYSLKLWHGFTPPLLMSALALGGGVVLYRGVQRLKAARVGLGGRFVERFDGARLFTSLLAWLTAASRWIRRWLLTAGLQRQLMAMVLVTLLVGVVALWGGIGKGDRPLVPLSPVFTALWVIGGIAAVGAAWQAKFHRLASLMLLGTAGAVSCITFIWFSAPDLALTQLIVEVVTTLLILLGLRWLPAREPARGVYDAHTRRIARGRRIRDFIIAVSSGCGMALLAYAVMTRELPERTSFFLEHSLSGGGGRNVVNVMLVDFRGFDTFGEGVVLSLVALTVYALLRRFRPASEVMKLPPQQQAQPKDVQTDLVTPRETRDTATGYLTIPAVLIRLLLPVSGVVAAFFFLRGHNAPGGGFVAGLVMSVGFLLQYIVSGTEWIEQRVRLAPRALIGMGLLFVLGTAAGALAVGYPLLTSHTFHLSVPVLGELHIGSALFFDLGVFCLVLGSTLLILVALAHQSIRAHRASGGN from the coding sequence ATGCCCCTCCTTGCCCTCCTGGTCATTCCCTGGGTTGCCGGTGTCATCGCGGCATTGCTGCCCACGAGTGCCCGGAACCGCGCAGCGGGGCTCGCGGGGCTCACCGCGCTGGCGGGCCTCGTGGGCGTGGCGCTCCACTTCCCGAGCGTCCAGGACGGGGGCGTGTGGGCCGAGCGCTTCGCGTGGGTCCCCTCGCTCGGGCTCAGCCTCGTGCTGCGGCTCGACGGCTTCTCGTGGACCTTCTGCGTGCTCGTGCTGGGCATCGGCGCGCTGGTGATGCTGTATGCGCGCTACTACCTCTCACCGTCGGATCCCGTGCCCAGGTTCTTCGCCTTCCTGCTGGCCTTCATGGGGGCGATGCTGGGCGTGGCCCTCTCGGGAAATTTGCTGCAGCTTGCCTTCTTCTGGGAGCTGACGTCCCTCTTCTCGTTCCTGCTCATTGGCTACTGGAACCAGCGGAAGGACGCACAGCGGGGGGCCCGGATGGCGCTCACGGTCACCGGTATGGGCGGCCTGAGCCTCCTCGCGGGGCTGCTGGTGCTCGGGAAGATTGCCGGCAGCTACGAACTGGACACCGTCCTCGGGAGCGCGCAGGCAGTCCAGTCCCATCCCCTCTACCCGGTGGCGCTCTGCCTCATCCTCATCGGCGCGTTCACCAAGAGCGCCCAGTTCCCCTTCCACTTCTGGCTCCCGAACGCGATGGCGGCGCCCACGCCGGTGTCGGCGTATCTGCACTCGGCGACCATGGTGAAGCTGGGCGTGTTCCTGCTGGCGCGGCTGTGGCCGGTGCTGTCTGGGACGGAGCTCTGGTTCTGGCTCACTGGCTCCGCGGGGCTCGTCACGCTGCTGCTCGGCGCGTGGGCGGCGCTGTTCCAGCGCGACCTGAAGGGGCTGCTCGCATACTCCACCATCTCGCACCTGGGGCTGGTGGTGCTGCTGCTCGGGCTCAACAGCCCGCTCGCGGCGGTGGCGGCGGTGTTCCACATCATGAACCACGCGGCCTTCAAGGCGTCGCTGTTCATGGCGGTGGGCATCATCGATCATGAGACGGGGACGCGGGACATCCGGCGGCTGTCGGGGCTCTTCCGCCTGATGCCCATCACCGGCACGCTGGCGCTCGTCGCCACGGCGGCGATGGCGGGTGTTCCCCTGCTCAATGGCTTCCTGTCGAAGGAGATGTTCTTCGCCGAGACCGTCTTCATCGACGCCATTCCCGCAGTCCAGGTGGGCCTGCCCATCGCGGCGACCCTGGCGGGCATGGGGAGCGTCGCCTACTCGCTCCGGTTCGCGGTGCAGGTGTTCTTCGGACCCGCCAGCGAGCGGAACACCCCGCGTGTTCCGGAGGAGCCGCCCAAGTGGATGCGCGTCCCCGTCGAGATCCTGGTCCTCCTGTGCCTGGTGGTGGGCGTCGCTCCCGCGGTGTCGATCGGGCCGATTCTCGAGGCCGCGTCCCGGCCGGTCGTGGGCGGACAGATCCCCCCCTACAGCCTCAAGCTCTGGCATGGGTTCACGCCTCCGCTCCTCATGAGCGCGCTGGCGCTGGGGGGGGGCGTGGTGTTGTACCGGGGGGTCCAGCGGCTGAAGGCGGCACGGGTGGGCCTCGGAGGCCGCTTCGTGGAGCGGTTCGATGGCGCGCGGCTCTTCACGTCACTGCTGGCGTGGCTCACCGCGGCGAGCCGGTGGATCCGCCGCTGGCTCCTCACCGCGGGGCTCCAGCGGCAGTTGATGGCGATGGTGCTGGTCACGCTGCTGGTAGGCGTCGTGGCGCTGTGGGGTGGCATCGGCAAGGGAGATCGCCCGCTGGTACCGCTCTCTCCGGTGTTCACCGCGCTGTGGGTCATCGGAGGCATCGCGGCGGTGGGAGCCGCCTGGCAGGCCAAGTTCCACCGGCTTGCCTCGCTCATGCTCTTGGGGACCGCGGGCGCGGTGAGCTGCATCACGTTCATCTGGTTCTCCGCTCCGGATCTGGCGCTCACCCAGCTCATCGTGGAGGTGGTGACGACGCTGCTCATCCTGCTCGGGCTCAGGTGGCTCCCGGCGCGGGAGCCAGCTCGCGGCGTGTACGATGCGCATACCCGGCGGATCGCCAGAGGCCGGCGAATCCGCGACTTCATCATCGCGGTGAGCAGCGGCTGCGGGATGGCGCTCCTGGCCTATGCGGTGATGACGCGCGAGCTCCCCGAGCGCACCTCCTTCTTCCTCGAGCACTCACTGAGCGGCGGAGGCGGGCGGAACGTGGTGAACGTGATGCTGGTGGACTTCCGCGGGTTCGACACCTTCGGGGAGGGGGTGGTGCTCTCGCTCGTCGCGCTCACGGTCTACGCGCTCCTGCGGCGCTTCCGGCCCGCGTCCGAGGTGATGAAGCTCCCTCCTCAACAGCAGGCGCAGCCGAAGGACGTGCAGACAGATCTGGTGACTCCACGAGAGACGCGCGACACGGCGACGGGTTACCTGACAATCCCAGCGGTGCTGATCCGCTTGCTCCTGCCCGTCTCGGGAGTCGTGGCGGCGTTCTTCTTCCTGCGTGGACACAACGCGCCGGGTGGCGGGTTCGTGGCAGGGCTGGTGATGTCGGTGGGCTTCCTGCTCCAGTACATCGTCTCCGGGACGGAGTGGATCGAGCAGCGGGTGCGCCTCGCGCCGCGCGCGCTGATAGGCATGGGGCTCCTGTTTGTCCTCGGCACGGCCGCGGGGGCGCTCGCCGTCGGGTACCCGCTGCTCACCTCGCACACCTTCCATCTGAGCGTGCCGGTGCTGGGCGAGCTCCACATCGGAAGCGCGCTGTTCTTCGACCTGGGCGTGTTCTGCCTGGTGCTGGGCTCCACGTTGCTCATCCTCGTGGCGCTCGCGCACCAGTCCATCCGCGCTCACCGGGCCTCGGGAGGTAACTGA